The Leptodactylus fuscus isolate aLepFus1 chromosome 5, aLepFus1.hap2, whole genome shotgun sequence genome segment CAACATAATCATCACCAAAACCAATGGGCATTGTTCCGCTATAAAGAAATCCCTGGTGTAAATAATATAAGGGCTCTGTAGTATCACACATAACATCTGGCTATGAGTCAAGGCAACCAGTCATCTGTCACCAAGTTCTTACTATTGGGGTTCCCAGATGTTACGGGCTATAACGCCATTGCTTTGTTCTTTCTTCTTCTGACGGTTTACATCCTCACACTCATGATAAACATTATGGTCATGACGTTGGTGACCATCAAGCCCCAGCTCCAttcccccatgtacttcttcctccAGCAGTTATCATTTGTTGAATACATGTTCCTCACCATTGTTGTTCCTAACATGCTTCATGTCGTCTGGTTAGAAGGAGCCACCATCTCCGTTATAGGATGTATAACCCAGACTTACTTGTATTGTGCCATAGGATGCACAGAATGTCACCTCCTTACCATCATGGCTTATGACCGCTACTTGGCTATTTGTAACCCTCTTCGCTACCACACCGTCATGAACTCCAGACTTCAGCGACTCTTGGTTATCTACTGTTGGGTTTTTGGATTCATCCTGACCCAGATAACTCTTAATTTACTTTGTCAGCTTGAGTTCTGTGGCCCCAATGTAATCGATCATTTCTTCTGTGACCTTGTTCCTTTTGTTGAACTTACCTGTACCTACAAGGATGGCTTACAGCTGGAGATCCTGATCGTGGCTGTCCCTATAATGGTCATACCATTTACTCTAGTTATTATCAGTTACATCTTTGTTTTTAGAACAATCTCTTCTTCATCTCTTCTTCTACAGGAAGGaaaaaagccttctccacctgcagctccCACCTTACCGTGGTCACAATTTTCTATGGAACCCCTACAGCTATCTACATGGTCCCAGTTAATGAATACACCTTACCTATACACAAAATAATAGCACTTTTGTACATTGTAGTCACTCCCTTGTTCAACCCGATCATCTACTGCTTGAGGAACCAAGAAATGAGAGCCGTCATGGAGAAGTTATTTAGTAGGAAAGAGAGAAAATAACGGGGAAAAAAATAGCAACAGAATTAATATTATGATATCATTTAGTTAATAGATTGAAACTTAAATTTGTGTTTCCCTTTCAATGCCCCAGCCTAATCACAATTATCTTATTGTAGCAATGTTATCaggcaaggacactacatgtatgagaagataacctgaccacaataaggacatcatggctggttatcaggaggacactgcatgtatgagaagataacctgaccacaataaggacatcatggctggttatcaggaggacactacatgtgtgagaagataacctgagcacaataatgacatcatggctggtgatcaggaggacactacatgtatgagaagataacctgaccacaataaggacatcatggctggttatcaggaggacactacatgtatgagaagataacccgaccacaataaggacatcatggctggttatcaggaggacactacatgtatgagaagataacccgaccacaataaggacatcatggctggttatcaggaggacactacatgtatgagaagataacctgagcacaataatgacatcatggctggtgatcaggaggacactacatgtatgagaagataacctgagcacaataatgacatcatggctggtgatcaggaggacactacatgtatgagaagataacctgaccacaataaggacatcatggctggttatcaggaggacactacatgtatgagaagataacctgaccacaataaggacatcatggctggttatcaggaggacactacatgtatgagaagataacctgaccacaataatgacatcatggctggtgatcaggaggacactacatgtatgagaagataacctgagcacaataatgacatcatggctggtgataaggaggacactacatgtatgagaagataacccgaccacaataaggacatcatggctggttatcaggaggacactacatgtatgagaagataacctgaccacaataaggacatcatggctggttatcaggaggacactacatgtatgagaagataacctgaccacaataaggacatcatggctggtgatcaggaggacactacatgtatgagaagataacccgaccactataatgacatcatggctggttatcaggaggacattacatgtatgagaacataaatatactgtatatacactcctCAACAATTATAAATTGCAACACCCAGATATGGTTATTGGGAGACAAATTTAGAGACACTGCAGGACACGGTAGTTTGTTTAGCTCCACCAGCTTCTCAAAGCAGGATGAGCAACTTGCAACCTGGCATTGTCCTGTTTAAAAACAGCTACTGGAACACACTGGAGGAATTGGCACACCTCTGGTTCCATGACCAAATCAATATAATGCCGAGCTGTTAGTATACCTGAAATGAAGATCTATCAGCGGTTGACCTTTGAGTATCTCTTGCTAGCACTCCAGTTCATTGTTGTTCTCCCATCCACTGGGGCATACACCATCCAGCAGTGCTGACATCTAGGTGCGTAGAGATCGACTGGAGTGATGAATAATGGGCTCTGCCTCTCTTATTTTGCAATAAATAGCAATAACTGGTTTGTCAACTGGGTTTGCCCGGGGGGTAGAGCGCTGATAATGTGTAGAATGGAGACCCCAAAGCTGGTATATACATTGAAAATGAACAGGCAATGCGTTTCTACATTGAACAAAAGggctatgttttttatttttaattgtagattgtgagccccatatcagtatgggaggaaatccatgcaaacatggggaaaacataccaactccttgcagatgttgtccttggcaggatttgaacccaggactccagtgctgcaacgctaaccactgagccatcgtgttgccctgATGAGAAAGTGCTATATTGCTGAGGCTAAGGAGGCGCTGGCTCAATGGAATGTACATGATTGGCCATATCTGGTGGGGGAGTGGCTGCCATATGTAAGGGGAGGCAGGGATTAGATTGTGAAGCGTGCAAAGTTGTAGTAGTGAAAAAAGCTCTCAATGAAGTGAAGGCAATGAaagtaaaaaaaggaaaaacattgATTTAGTAATAGATGGGAGATATGatatgtgtgatatatagtgGATTGAGAGATGTCTGAGAATAATAATGCAATTCATTAAAGAATAGGAGTAATGGGGAACggtaatacaataaaaaaaataaaaacatggaaAGATGACtgacagctagggttgagcccatcttgacctttcaggatcaattttaaaatccaatttccaatcattttttttttttttttaaatgtagattgtgagtcccacataggactcacaatgtacatttttccctatcagtatgtctttgaaatatgggatggaaatccatgcaaacacggggaggacatacaaactccttgcagatggttttatgcccttggcgggatttgagcaccaggaccccagtgctgcaaggctgcagtgctaaccactgagccaccaagtggcccccaatcatttttcattcgaacccgatcttgatcccaattccgatcccaatgcaagtctatgagatttttttactaatcggagattggattttaaaaacaatcctattcactatacagcatggaatctaacaattgtacgctttaattgttagaatccacgctgtgtagtgatttttttgtaatcaataagtagccagaggattttttttttttatcctctggctacttaaccccccctgttcttcttcgcctcactgccccctgcctcccaggttaggagagtgtgggcgggttaggagattgtgggcgggtactgggaggggagacgtcacgtttccccaccctgtacctgcccacactgtcctaagccacaagccccgccttcttcctagctctttaacactaacctgggaggcgggagcagtgaggtgaagaagaacgagaacatcgggcaccggaccagccatctctgcaggtaagtagctactattacaatgaatggacacagccgtcgcgcagggggttaaggttgtgtgccggctgcttccataaATTCCTATGgagcagcagagccttcacacttcagaatgagcggactgtatactcagtgtgaatgctaacattgttagcttttcccacaatgacgtcacatctccccgacctgtacccacccacactctcctaagccacaagccccgccttcttactTTACGCTTACTTTACTTACGcttttactttttggtagagttggaagggacctcaagggccatcgggtccaaccccctgcgagtgcaggttttcctaaatcatcccagccatatgtttatccagattccgcttgaagatttccattgatggagcgcccaccacctcccgtggcagcctattccactctctcactcccctcactgtcagaaagtttttcctaatgtctaatctgtatctctttccctttagtttcatcccattgcttcttgtacttccttgtgctaatgagaatagggtagatccctctgcactgtgactacctttcagatatttgtagactgctattaaatctcccctcagccttctcttctgcaaactaaacaatcccagttcttttagccgctcctcataggacatggtttgcagaccttccaccagagcttcttcctagctctttaacctgggaggcgggggcagcgaggtgaagaagaacgagaacaccgggcaccggagcagccatctctgcaggtaagtagctaatagagatgttagtttagtctcccattagaatgaatggacacagccggcgcacagggtgttaaggctgtgtgccggctgcttccattcattcctatggaaccgcagcggagccttcacactgattatacactccactcagaatgagcggagcgtatactcagtgtgaaggctaacattgttagcttttcccacaatgcttggccagtagcaaaacattgccggaaatgatcaccgatcttgatcccacctaaaaagattgtgttcagaattctgatcgcgatcgtgaaattttctcaatcgccagtcggaatccgatcttttccgaacatgatcgctcaaccctactgacagcTGATGTATCAGCTTTATACACTAATATTCCTCACAACAAATGGCTAGTAGCCATTGTTCACTTTCTCTCAAAAAATCCATCAAAGCCACCAAAACAAAAAAGATTTCATCCTGCACAGTTTCCAATTCAATTTGGAGCACAATATTTTCACCTTCCAAAATAACACCTACAAAGGGCTGTTCCATGGGTACAAGATTTGCCCCATTATATGCAAACCTATATATGGCGTTCTTTGAACATCTGTACAATCAATCTCCGGACATTAATAATAAACAAATTACATTCTACCAAAGATATATTGACGATCTTTTCTTCATTTGGGATGGGGACCAAAAGTCAGCCACAGACTTCATAACATACCCCACAAAGAACAATCTTGGCTTatcattagaaatgagcgaattgAAGCTGACAAGGTGGAATTCGATACGAATTTCAGGAAAAATTTGGTTTGTGTTGAATCCGGATTTTCTCACACTTTGTGGTGACAAATTGAATTTTTTCTAACATGAAAACTCTGGGAACGTGGTATCATccacaatgccatgtgtgcagccaataagcagccagccagccctgtgatgtcacagccctgtatataccctgcTCTGTCTTGGAATCAGGCATGTTCCAttgtacttagtgcagggagagaaGTCAGCACGTACTAGGGAAagtggtagaaaaaaaaatctctgcattTATctgttactagagggaggacgcggcttcgcacgggtatattacattttatgtttgtgtagtggccccataagaaatgtccaattttgcactggtgtattttatatgtgctttgtgtgtatgtccataagcgtcatgtgattgtgtgtatctcattttggatatcagtgaaaaacctatgatcagttgttatggatacctggagtaaagctgtatctaatccttccccgtgtagtactgtgtttagactcaagtatctaatccttgttggtgtggtactgtttgcagatgcacatatctaatcctccggtgtgtggtactgtgtgcagatgtgtgtatctaatcctcccctgtgtggcattgtgtgaagaggcacgtatctaatcctccggtaagtgaaactgtgtgcagacgtgcatatctaatcttacggcatgtggtactatgtgctgatgcgcgtatctaatcttctggcgttgtggtaccgtgtgcagacaggtgtatctaatcctctggcgtgaggtactttgtgcagatgcgcgtatctaatcctccccagtgtggtactgtgtgctgagacgcgtatctaattatctggcatgtggtactgtgtgcagaggcatgtatctaatcctccaaagtgtggtactgtgtgaagaggcgcgtatctaatcctacggcgtgtggaactgtgtgtagacacgcgtttCTAATCCtaaagcatgtggtactgtatgcagacacatgtatctaatcctatagtgtgtacaactgtgtgcagacgtgcttatctaatcctctggtgtgttgaactgtgtgcagatgtgcgtatctaatcctcccttgtgtggtattgtgtgaaaaggcgcgtatctaaccctacggcgtgtgtaactgtgtgtagacgcgtgtatctaatcctacggcatgtggtactgtgtgcagatgcgcgtatctaatcctctggcgtgtggtactgagtgctgagacgcgtatctaattctctggcttgtggtactgtgtgcagaggcatatatctaatcctccaaagtgtggtactgtgtgcagacacgcatatctaatcctcccctgtgtggtattgtgtgaagaggcacatatctaatcctgaggcatgtggtactttgtgcagacgcgcgtatctaatcctccccgtgttgtactgtgtgcttagacacgtatctaattctctggcttgtggtactgtgtgcagacacacgtatctaatcctcacctgtgtggtattgtgttaagaggcacgtatctaatcctgcggcatgtggaactgtgtgtagacgcacgtatctaatcctacggcatgtgttactgtgtgcagatgcgtatatctaatcctctggcgtggggtactgtgtgcagacgcacgtatctaatcctccctgtgtggtattgtgtgctgagacgcgtatctaattctctggcttgtggtactgtgtgcagaggcatgtatctaatcctccaaagtgtggtactgtattcaggcacacgtatctaatcctcccctgtgtggtattgtgtgaagaggcgtgtatctaatcctattgcatgtggaactgtgtgtagacgcgcgtatctaatcctatggcgtgtggtactgtgtgcagatgtgtgtatctaatcctctggcatgtggtactgtgtgcagatgtgcgtatctaatcctctcctgtgtggtactgtgtgcagatgcacgtatctaatcctctggcatgtggtactatgtgcagatgagcgtatctaatcctcccctgtgtggtactgtgtgctgagacgcacatctaattctctgacttgtggtactgtgtacagaggcatgtatctaatcctccaaagtgtggtactgtgtgcagacacacgtatctaatcctcccgtgtggtattgtgtgaagaggcgcgtatctaatcctacggcgtggggaactgtgtgtagacacacatatctaatcctgcggcatgtggtactgtgtgcagatgtgcatatcttatgctctggtgtgtggaactgtgtgtagacacgtgtatataatcctatggcgtgtacaactgtctgcagacgcgcgtatctaatcctctggagtgtggaactgtgtgtagacgcgcgtatctaatccgacgacatgtggtactgtgtgcagacgtgcaaatcttacgctctggtgcgtggaactgtgtgcagatgcgtgtatccaatcctttggcatgtggtactgtgtgcagatgcatgtatccaatcccctggggtgtggtactttgtgcagacgcgtgtatttaatccttcggcatgtggaactgtgtgcagacgcacgtatcaaatccttcagtgtgtggaactgtgtgcagaagtgcgtatttaatcctctggtttgtgggactgtgtgcagacgcgtgtatctaatcttctggagtgtgatactgtttgctgatctgtgtatctaatcctctgatgcgtgtatctcagcttggatatcagtgttgtattgtgtatgtggagtga includes the following:
- the LOC142204361 gene encoding olfactory receptor 6B1-like, which produces MSQGNQSSVTKFLLLGFPDVTGYNAIALFFLLLTVYILTLMINIMVMTLVTIKPQLHSPMYFFLQQLSFVEYMFLTIVVPNMLHVVWLEGATISVIGCITQTYLYCAIGCTECHLLTIMAYDRYLAICNPLRYHTVMNSRLQRLLVIYCWVFGFILTQITLNLLCQLEFCGPNVIDHFFCDLVPFVELTCTYKDGLQLEILIVAVPIMNNLFFISSSTGRKKAFSTCSSHLTVVTIFYGTPTAIYMVPVNEYTLPIHKIIALLYIVVTPLFNPIIYCLRNQEMRAVMEKLFSRKERK